From one Streptomyces mobaraensis genomic stretch:
- a CDS encoding SCO5389 family protein, with amino-acid sequence MSLDVSPALLEQAERGEVDEEAFVDCVRNSLPYAWEMISSLVARLEVEGGEFADNRTPPPDEKARGQLLRALASDAIRGALQRHFGVRLAFQNCHRVAVFPLDPAADERLARFTSVRGQLLNQSPELRDC; translated from the coding sequence ATGTCGCTCGACGTCTCACCGGCCCTCCTCGAACAGGCCGAGCGAGGCGAGGTCGACGAAGAGGCATTCGTCGACTGCGTCCGGAACTCCCTGCCCTACGCCTGGGAGATGATCAGCTCGCTGGTGGCCCGGCTCGAGGTCGAAGGCGGCGAGTTCGCCGACAACCGGACGCCGCCGCCGGACGAGAAGGCGCGCGGCCAGCTGCTGCGCGCCCTGGCGAGCGACGCGATCCGCGGAGCGCTCCAGCGGCACTTCGGGGTCCGGCTGGCGTTCCAGAACTGCCACCGGGTCGCCGTCTTCCCGCTCGACCCCGCGGCCGACGAGCGGCTGGCCCGCTTCACGTCGGTCCGGGGGCAGCTCCTCAACCAGTCCCCGGAGCTGCGCGACTGCTGA
- the nucS gene encoding endonuclease NucS, with product MRLVIARCSVDYAGRLTAHLPSAPRLILVKADGSVSIHADDRAYKPLNWMSPPCTLKEGDGSVWTVINKAGEKLIITMEEVLHDSSHELGVDPGLIKDGVEAHLQELLADRIETLGEGYTLIRREYPTAIGPVDILCRDADGQTVAVELKRRGDIDGVEQLTRYLELLNRDPHLAPVRGIFAAQEIKPQARVLATDRGIGCVVLDYDALRGIEDDKLRLF from the coding sequence ATGCGTCTCGTCATCGCCCGTTGCTCCGTGGACTACGCCGGCCGGCTCACCGCCCACCTGCCGTCCGCCCCCCGTCTCATCCTCGTCAAGGCCGACGGCAGTGTCTCGATCCACGCGGACGACCGGGCCTACAAGCCCCTCAACTGGATGTCCCCGCCGTGCACCCTCAAGGAGGGCGACGGCAGCGTCTGGACGGTGATCAACAAGGCGGGCGAGAAGCTCATCATCACCATGGAGGAGGTCCTCCACGACTCCTCGCACGAGCTCGGCGTCGACCCCGGCCTCATCAAGGACGGCGTGGAAGCACACCTCCAGGAGCTCCTCGCCGACCGCATCGAGACCCTCGGCGAGGGCTACACCCTGATCCGCCGCGAATACCCCACGGCGATCGGCCCGGTCGACATCCTCTGCCGCGACGCCGACGGACAGACGGTCGCCGTCGAACTCAAGCGCCGCGGCGACATCGACGGCGTCGAACAGCTCACCCGCTACCTCGAACTCCTCAACCGCGACCCGCACCTGGCGCCGGTACGCGGCATCTTCGCCGCCCAGGAGATCAAGCCGCAGGCTCGTGTCCTCGCGACGGACCGGGGGATCGGGTGCGTCGTGCTCGACTACGACGCGCTGCGGGGGATCGAGGACGACAAGCTCAGGTTGTTCTGA
- a CDS encoding ATP-binding protein yields MDPTNRTPDAARPGEGRTGAETPGSPVPPGSPVPSGEETGQSPAPVRVVQLVAGDYLLTVNPVDGSEIEPCPPGRMPPPARRHDPDARAERDRAAVPPPPAGAARSGAPLIGRGEVRERLGRLLSRGRSVRLTGPAGSGRTALLDVLAADCAHLAPDGVVRLNGRHRTTADLLHELFAAVHHAPLHRPDRAGLPAAVREIGAVVVLDDLEFGGAALDELLDATPECAFLFAARPDVPAPSADAHVEEVVLDGLDRTECLELLETAVDRPLTDEEADWAADLWVESDGLPLRFVQAGALLRRLDGAAAEGDAADGERPFSIPENADDPVVRRAPLPRGAAPAVALAARLGDSARETLRFALALGGEVPHQAQLPALVGDEHADAAVGELFDGGLITVVGAHYRVAAGVAGQLAGADWSEGAGERVLAAARHYAWWAGHPSVTPERIAAEADVILAALTALVTSGAPGHPAAAVLLARTAAPAFAGALHWSAWERGLRHGQEAARLAGEVGEEAYFHHELGVLALCTGNLGRARAELEASTGLRGVLADKRGAVASRRALALVADRSRPAPAPTPVGRPGGPAARPPAPAGGPRGSAGEEIPAARSEQSAAPPAGPAPFTTDPDRVSTAAIHRVPAPRAGTGAGAPPAGGKRGGGPQAWVQKLMAGGGRRNLAAAGAGVVLAAVLGTVVSLGTSAGGGEQGSGDQDAVKPDRSASQQDGEPDLTAEHPAGGGGGPAPMRGRGGASERPGTPGATGAPSGTPSGDTSPSPSGSASPDDSPSPTRTPGGGHSTGPTRTPGGGESTKTQPPTTPSEPTDTPPTTDPPPVTQKPTPPAGGGDSAGSGTVKPSG; encoded by the coding sequence ATGGACCCGACCAACCGGACACCGGACGCGGCGCGGCCGGGTGAGGGCCGTACGGGCGCCGAAACCCCCGGCTCCCCGGTTCCCCCGGGCTCTCCGGTCCCTTCGGGGGAGGAGACGGGGCAGAGCCCGGCCCCGGTCCGGGTCGTCCAGCTCGTCGCCGGCGACTACCTGCTCACCGTCAACCCCGTGGACGGCAGCGAGATAGAGCCCTGCCCGCCCGGCCGCATGCCCCCACCCGCCCGTCGGCACGACCCCGACGCCCGTGCCGAGCGGGACCGCGCCGCCGTCCCGCCGCCGCCCGCCGGCGCCGCGCGGTCCGGCGCGCCGCTCATCGGCCGGGGCGAGGTCCGCGAGCGGCTGGGACGGCTGCTCTCGCGCGGCCGTTCCGTCCGCCTCACCGGCCCCGCCGGTTCCGGGCGCACCGCCCTGCTCGACGTCCTCGCGGCCGACTGCGCCCACCTGGCGCCCGACGGCGTCGTCCGGCTGAACGGCCGTCACCGCACCACCGCCGACCTCCTCCACGAGCTCTTCGCCGCCGTCCACCACGCGCCGCTGCACCGGCCCGACCGGGCCGGACTGCCCGCCGCCGTACGGGAGATCGGCGCGGTCGTCGTCCTCGACGACCTGGAGTTCGGCGGCGCCGCGCTCGACGAACTCCTGGACGCCACCCCGGAGTGCGCCTTCCTCTTCGCCGCCCGGCCCGACGTCCCGGCGCCCTCCGCCGACGCGCACGTCGAGGAGGTCGTTCTCGACGGTCTCGACCGCACCGAGTGCCTGGAGCTGCTGGAGACGGCCGTCGACCGGCCGCTCACCGACGAGGAGGCCGACTGGGCGGCCGACCTGTGGGTCGAGTCGGACGGGCTGCCGCTGCGGTTCGTCCAGGCCGGCGCGCTGCTGCGGCGGCTCGACGGCGCCGCGGCCGAGGGGGACGCGGCCGACGGCGAACGGCCGTTCAGCATCCCCGAGAACGCCGACGACCCGGTCGTCCGGCGCGCGCCGCTGCCCCGGGGGGCCGCCCCGGCCGTGGCGCTCGCCGCCCGGCTCGGCGACTCCGCCCGCGAGACCTTGCGGTTCGCCCTCGCCCTCGGCGGCGAGGTCCCGCACCAGGCCCAACTGCCCGCGCTCGTCGGCGACGAGCACGCCGACGCCGCCGTGGGCGAACTGTTCGACGGCGGGCTGATCACCGTGGTCGGCGCCCACTACCGGGTGGCGGCCGGGGTCGCCGGGCAACTGGCGGGCGCTGACTGGTCCGAGGGCGCCGGCGAGCGCGTCCTGGCCGCCGCCCGGCACTACGCCTGGTGGGCCGGGCACCCCTCCGTCACCCCCGAGCGCATCGCCGCCGAGGCGGACGTCATCCTCGCCGCGCTCACCGCCCTCGTGACCTCCGGCGCGCCCGGCCACCCGGCCGCCGCCGTGCTGCTGGCCCGTACCGCCGCGCCGGCGTTCGCGGGCGCCCTGCACTGGAGCGCCTGGGAACGCGGGCTCCGGCACGGCCAGGAAGCCGCCCGGCTGGCCGGCGAAGTGGGCGAAGAAGCGTATTTCCACCACGAGTTGGGCGTGCTCGCCCTGTGCACCGGGAACCTGGGCCGGGCCCGCGCCGAGCTGGAGGCGTCCACCGGGCTGCGCGGCGTGCTCGCCGACAAGCGCGGCGCCGTCGCCAGCCGGCGAGCGCTCGCCCTGGTCGCCGACCGGTCCCGGCCGGCGCCCGCCCCCACGCCCGTCGGACGGCCCGGCGGCCCCGCCGCACGGCCCCCGGCGCCGGCCGGCGGCCCGCGCGGGTCCGCGGGCGAGGAGATCCCGGCGGCCCGCAGCGAGCAGTCCGCGGCGCCCCCCGCCGGGCCCGCGCCCTTCACCACCGACCCGGACCGCGTCTCCACCGCGGCCATCCACCGCGTTCCCGCGCCGCGCGCCGGGACGGGCGCCGGTGCGCCCCCGGCCGGCGGCAAGCGGGGTGGCGGGCCGCAGGCGTGGGTGCAGAAGCTGATGGCCGGCGGCGGGCGGCGCAACCTGGCCGCGGCCGGGGCCGGGGTCGTGCTCGCCGCCGTGCTCGGCACCGTCGTGTCGCTCGGGACGTCCGCGGGGGGTGGCGAGCAGGGGAGTGGTGATCAGGACGCGGTCAAGCCGGACCGGTCCGCTTCCCAGCAGGACGGGGAGCCCGATCTGACCGCCGAGCATCCGGCGGGGGGTGGGGGTGGGCCCGCTCCGATGCGCGGGCGGGGTGGCGCCTCGGAGCGGCCCGGTACGCCGGGGGCGACCGGGGCGCCGTCGGGGACGCCGTCCGGCGACACGTCGCCGTCGCCGTCGGGCAGCGCCTCGCCCGATGACTCGCCGTCGCCGACCCGGACGCCCGGTGGCGGGCACTCGACTGGGCCCACTCGTACTCCGGGGGGCGGTGAGTCGACCAAGACTCAGCCTCCGACCACTCCGAGTGAGCCGACGGATACCCCTCCGACGACGGATCCGCCGCCGGTGACGCAGAAGCCGACCCCGCCTGCCGGCGGGGGCGACTCGGCGGGGTCGGGGACGGTCAAGCCAAGCGGCTGA
- a CDS encoding STAS domain-containing protein — protein sequence MHIRGDHAELVVGGRLDVRNAADARTVLHSALDAGRGDLVLDLTELDSWDATGLGVIMGAHRRAGRSGRRLVLRGVPDRMQRVLVATRLHRILAIEDPEQPGRVTPLPACERAG from the coding sequence ATGCACATCAGGGGCGACCACGCCGAACTGGTCGTCGGGGGCCGCCTCGACGTCCGCAACGCGGCGGACGCCCGAACGGTCCTGCACTCCGCGCTTGACGCCGGCCGGGGCGACCTCGTCCTCGACCTCACCGAGCTGGACTCCTGGGACGCCACCGGACTCGGCGTCATCATGGGGGCCCACCGCCGGGCCGGGCGCAGCGGCCGGCGGCTGGTGCTGCGCGGGGTGCCGGACCGGATGCAGCGCGTGCTGGTGGCCACCCGGCTGCACCGGATCCTCGCCATCGAGGACCCCGAACAGCCGGGCCGCGTCACCCCGCTCCCGGCCTGCGAACGCGCCGGATGA
- a CDS encoding 3-hydroxyacyl-CoA dehydrogenase family protein encodes MAKKLAVVGAGLMGSGIAQVSAQAGWEVVLRDVTDAALKRGTDGIRASYDKFVSKGKLTAEAADAAFGRITATTDLDAAADADVVVEAVFEDVDTKRDIFRALDGMVREDAVLASNTSAIPITKIAAATSRPERVVGVHFFSPVPLMQLCELVRGHKTSDETLAKAREFAEGVGKTCIVVNRDVAGFVTTRLITALVGEAVKLYESGVATAEDIDTACKLGFGHAMGPLATTDLTGVDILMHAMGNIYTECQDEKFAPPEIMRRMVDAGDLGRKSGQGFYQY; translated from the coding sequence GTGGCCAAGAAGCTCGCCGTCGTCGGAGCCGGACTGATGGGTTCCGGTATTGCCCAGGTCTCCGCCCAGGCCGGCTGGGAGGTCGTCCTGCGGGACGTCACCGACGCGGCGCTGAAGCGGGGCACCGACGGGATCCGGGCCTCGTACGACAAGTTCGTCTCCAAGGGGAAGCTGACGGCCGAGGCGGCCGACGCGGCGTTCGGGCGGATCACGGCCACCACCGACCTGGACGCGGCCGCCGACGCGGACGTCGTCGTCGAGGCGGTCTTCGAGGACGTCGACACCAAGCGCGACATCTTCCGCGCGCTGGACGGAATGGTGCGCGAGGACGCCGTGCTCGCGTCCAACACGTCCGCCATCCCGATCACCAAGATCGCGGCCGCCACCTCCCGCCCCGAGCGCGTCGTGGGCGTCCACTTCTTCTCGCCGGTGCCGCTGATGCAGCTGTGCGAGCTGGTGCGCGGGCACAAGACCAGCGACGAGACGCTCGCCAAGGCCCGTGAGTTCGCCGAGGGCGTCGGCAAGACCTGCATCGTCGTCAACCGCGACGTGGCCGGCTTCGTCACCACCCGTCTGATCACCGCGCTCGTCGGCGAGGCCGTCAAGCTGTACGAGTCCGGGGTGGCCACCGCCGAGGACATCGACACCGCGTGCAAGCTCGGTTTCGGCCACGCGATGGGCCCGCTGGCCACCACCGACCTCACCGGCGTCGACATCCTGATGCACGCGATGGGCAACATCTACACCGAGTGCCAGGACGAGAAGTTCGCCCCGCCGGAGATCATGCGCCGCATGGTGGACGCGGGCGACCTCGGCCGCAAGAGCGGGCAGGGCTTCTACCAGTACTGA
- a CDS encoding cob(I)yrinic acid a,c-diamide adenosyltransferase: MVNLTRIYTRTGDKGTTALGDMSRTAKTDPRIAAYADANEANAAIGVALALGELPEDVAQVLVRVQNDLFDVGADLSTPVVENPKYPPLRVEQSYVDRLEADCDRFLADLEKLRSFILPGGTPGAALLHQACTVVRRAERSTWAAMETHGETMNPLTATYLNRLSDLLFILARTANKEVGDVLWVPGENR, translated from the coding sequence ATGGTCAATCTGACGCGCATCTACACCCGCACCGGCGACAAGGGCACCACCGCGCTGGGCGACATGAGCCGCACCGCCAAGACCGACCCCCGCATCGCCGCCTACGCGGACGCGAACGAGGCGAACGCCGCGATCGGCGTGGCCCTGGCCCTCGGGGAGCTGCCCGAGGACGTCGCCCAGGTGCTCGTCCGGGTGCAGAACGACCTCTTCGACGTGGGCGCCGACCTCTCCACGCCGGTCGTGGAGAACCCCAAGTACCCGCCGCTGCGCGTCGAGCAGTCGTACGTCGACCGGCTGGAGGCCGACTGCGACCGCTTCCTGGCCGACTTGGAGAAGCTGCGCAGCTTCATCCTGCCGGGCGGCACCCCGGGGGCGGCGCTGCTGCACCAGGCGTGCACGGTGGTCCGCCGGGCGGAGCGCTCGACGTGGGCGGCCATGGAGACACACGGCGAGACGATGAACCCCCTGACGGCCACCTACCTCAACCGCCTCTCCGACCTCCTGTTCATCTTGGCGCGGACGGCGAACAAGGAGGTGGGGGACGTCCTCTGGGTACCGGGCGAGAACCGCTGA
- a CDS encoding sensor histidine kinase — MPRSLPHRDDLLIAASGLLGGLVLYALGLSSRPVGGLPRRVALVALAVMAAAELLRRRRPLVGLAVGASALAVDVCSGNLVATTVMFTDLVYAAVLYGPPAAYRLLPRACEAVTVIGTLLSLALIRRPEAVLIGCALAVVTIAPAWTGVGVRQHRDAAEAARLAAERTVLLAEMDRREAVVAERARMARELHDVVAGHLSAIAIHSTAALSIDEPETSREALGVIRGNSVQGLAEMRRLIGLLRGAEEAGEPAATPTLDGLDALLDRTRAALPDGRLTVELHDARGPGPLPAPVELAAYRIVEESLTNAVKHAAPGPVAVELTGADGRERALTVRVTSTLTGRDGGGTEPRAPGAGAGLVGMRERVALLGGRLTAGPAADDGGRWEVRAELPLDDEEKNT; from the coding sequence ATGCCCCGCTCCCTCCCGCACCGCGACGACCTGCTGATCGCCGCGTCCGGGCTGCTCGGCGGTCTCGTCCTGTACGCGCTGGGGCTGAGCAGCCGCCCGGTGGGCGGGCTGCCCCGCCGGGTGGCGCTCGTAGCACTGGCCGTGATGGCCGCGGCCGAGCTGCTGCGCCGCCGCAGACCCCTCGTGGGACTCGCCGTGGGGGCGTCGGCGCTGGCGGTCGACGTGTGCTCGGGCAACCTGGTCGCGACCACGGTGATGTTCACGGACCTGGTGTACGCGGCCGTGCTCTACGGGCCCCCGGCCGCGTACCGCCTCCTCCCCCGCGCCTGCGAGGCGGTCACCGTGATCGGGACACTGCTGTCCCTGGCCCTGATCCGCCGGCCGGAGGCGGTGCTCATCGGGTGCGCGCTGGCCGTCGTCACCATCGCCCCGGCCTGGACGGGCGTCGGCGTCCGGCAGCACCGCGACGCGGCGGAGGCCGCCCGGCTCGCGGCCGAACGGACCGTGCTGCTGGCCGAGATGGACCGGCGCGAGGCGGTCGTCGCGGAGCGTGCGCGGATGGCCCGCGAGCTGCACGACGTGGTCGCGGGCCACCTGTCGGCGATCGCGATCCACTCCACGGCCGCCCTGTCGATCGACGAGCCGGAGACGTCCCGCGAGGCGCTGGGCGTCATCCGCGGCAACAGCGTGCAAGGTCTGGCCGAAATGCGCCGCCTCATCGGCCTGTTGCGCGGGGCGGAGGAGGCCGGGGAGCCGGCCGCGACCCCCACCCTCGACGGTCTCGACGCCCTCCTCGACCGGACCCGCGCCGCGCTGCCCGACGGGCGCCTCACCGTGGAACTGCACGACGCCCGCGGCCCCGGACCGCTGCCCGCCCCGGTCGAACTGGCCGCGTACCGCATCGTCGAGGAGTCGCTGACCAACGCCGTCAAGCACGCGGCGCCGGGCCCGGTCGCGGTGGAACTGACCGGCGCGGACGGCCGGGAGCGGGCCCTGACCGTACGCGTGACCAGTACCCTCACGGGCCGCGACGGCGGCGGCACGGAACCGCGCGCCCCGGGCGCCGGGGCGGGCCTGGTGGGGATGCGGGAGCGCGTCGCCCTGCTGGGCGGCCGGCTGACGGCCGGCCCCGCCGCCGACGACGGCGGCCGCTGGGAAGTACGGGCCGAACTGCCCCTGGACGACGAGGAGAAGAACACATGA
- a CDS encoding response regulator, giving the protein MSERERPIRVVVAEDQASVRSGLVLILRSAPDVEVAGEAADGEEAVRLARELRPDLVLMDVQMPRLDGISATRRIAGEGLADVLVLTTFDLDEYVFGALRAGAAGFLLKDSEAADLLAAVRTVARGEGLISPAVTRRLISEFARRAPDPAVHRDAAIVDTLTRREREVLACLGGGLSNAEVAGRLGMAEATVKTHVSRLLAKLGLRSRVQAAVLAQELGMVQTS; this is encoded by the coding sequence ATGAGCGAGCGGGAACGGCCGATCCGCGTGGTCGTGGCCGAGGACCAGGCGTCCGTGCGGTCCGGGCTGGTCCTGATCCTGCGGTCGGCCCCGGACGTGGAGGTGGCAGGGGAGGCCGCCGACGGCGAGGAGGCCGTCCGGCTCGCCCGCGAACTGCGCCCGGACCTCGTCCTGATGGACGTCCAGATGCCCCGCCTGGACGGCATCTCGGCCACCCGGCGGATCGCCGGCGAGGGCCTCGCCGACGTGCTCGTCCTGACCACCTTCGACCTGGACGAGTACGTCTTCGGCGCGCTGCGCGCCGGCGCGGCCGGCTTCCTGCTCAAGGACAGCGAGGCCGCCGACCTGCTCGCGGCGGTACGGACCGTCGCCCGGGGCGAGGGGCTGATCTCGCCCGCCGTGACCCGTCGGCTGATCTCCGAGTTCGCCCGCCGCGCCCCCGACCCGGCGGTGCACCGGGACGCCGCGATCGTGGACACCCTCACCCGCCGCGAACGGGAGGTGCTGGCCTGCCTGGGCGGCGGGCTGTCCAACGCGGAGGTCGCGGGACGCCTGGGGATGGCGGAGGCGACGGTGAAGACCCACGTCAGCCGGTTGCTGGCCAAGCTGGGGCTGCGCAGCCGGGTACAAGCGGCCGTCCTGGCCCAGGAGTTGGGCATGGTCCAGACCTCTTGA
- a CDS encoding glycoside hydrolase family 18 chitinase: protein MSSETSRHHTNPTLNTPRRRPLTRAVATLGALLLPAAALIGLAAPASSAGAPAHPATAAAGKPLKAASATATFAKTGDWGSGYQGEWTVKNTGTTAIDGWTVEWDLPSGTAVGAYWDALITGSGTHYTAKNREYNGSIPPGGSVSFGFVATGSGTPAGCKLNGGACDGSSTDTPPSAPGKPESTGVTATSIGLKWAAATDSKGIKEYDVYRGTAKVATVAKLAYTDTGLTADTEYTYTVVARNLDGKTGPASPAATFRTTKSGSDQPPSAPGTPQATAVTDTSVALKWTAATSDKGVKEYDVYRGTAKVATVAKLAYTDTGLQPGTDYTYTVVARDTAGQTGPASPPLTVRTTGGGTQPSGDMIKAGYFAQWGIYGRAYTVKSLDTTGAAAKLTHVNYAFSNIDPNNLTCLNGVTKATGSNPQDPNQGDGAGDSWADYEKGFSSGESVNGTQDTWDQPLAGNFNQLKQLKAKYPKLKVMMSIGGWTYSKYFSDVVKTDASRQKFVKSCIDMYIKGNLPVSNGRGGNGSAAGIFDGFDIDWEWPGSEGHAGNHISKEDKAGNTLLFAEFRKQLDAQGAADGKKYLLSAFTPADPGKIEAGWDITTKDGTPSVFDYMDYANVQGYDFHGSGSDNSWEPNLTGHQGNLYPDAKDPYTTKFSVEKTVQTYLDAGVDSRKLVLGMAFYGRGWQQVTDGGVHGVWQKANGAAPGQFPEESGTRGYDNLLASVPNLTVYHDETSVATYGYTGDNGQWWTFDDAWSIGKKTAWLKSKRLGGAMVWEMSGDSGTLMTALDNGLR, encoded by the coding sequence TTGTCATCAGAGACCTCTCGACATCACACGAACCCCACCCTCAACACCCCGCGCAGACGCCCCCTCACCCGCGCCGTCGCCACCCTCGGCGCCCTGCTCCTCCCGGCCGCCGCCCTCATCGGCCTCGCGGCACCGGCGAGTTCGGCCGGCGCCCCGGCCCACCCGGCGACGGCCGCGGCCGGCAAGCCCCTCAAGGCCGCCTCCGCGACCGCGACGTTCGCCAAGACCGGCGACTGGGGCTCCGGCTACCAGGGCGAATGGACCGTCAAGAACACTGGGACGACCGCCATCGACGGCTGGACCGTCGAGTGGGACCTCCCCTCCGGCACCGCCGTCGGCGCCTACTGGGACGCCCTGATCACCGGCTCCGGCACGCACTACACGGCCAAGAACCGGGAGTACAACGGCTCCATACCGCCCGGCGGCAGCGTCTCCTTCGGCTTCGTCGCCACCGGCTCCGGCACCCCGGCCGGCTGCAAGCTCAACGGCGGGGCGTGCGACGGCTCGTCCACCGACACCCCGCCCAGCGCCCCCGGCAAGCCGGAGTCGACCGGCGTCACCGCCACCAGCATCGGCCTGAAGTGGGCGGCGGCCACCGACTCCAAGGGCATCAAGGAGTACGACGTCTACCGCGGCACGGCGAAGGTCGCGACCGTCGCCAAGCTCGCCTACACCGACACCGGCCTCACGGCGGACACCGAGTACACGTACACGGTGGTGGCCCGCAACCTGGACGGCAAGACGGGCCCCGCGAGCCCCGCCGCCACCTTCCGCACCACGAAGAGCGGTTCCGACCAGCCACCGTCCGCCCCCGGCACCCCGCAGGCCACGGCGGTCACGGACACCTCCGTCGCCCTCAAGTGGACGGCGGCGACGTCCGACAAGGGCGTCAAGGAGTACGACGTCTACCGGGGCACGGCGAAGGTCGCGACCGTCGCCAAGCTGGCGTACACCGACACCGGCCTCCAGCCCGGCACCGACTACACGTACACCGTCGTCGCCCGGGACACCGCCGGCCAGACCGGCCCGGCCAGCCCGCCGCTGACCGTCCGCACCACCGGCGGCGGCACCCAGCCCTCCGGCGACATGATCAAGGCCGGGTACTTCGCCCAGTGGGGCATCTACGGCCGCGCCTACACGGTGAAGTCCCTGGACACCACCGGCGCCGCCGCCAAGCTCACCCACGTCAACTACGCCTTCAGCAACATCGACCCGAACAACCTCACCTGCCTTAACGGCGTCACCAAGGCCACCGGCTCCAACCCGCAGGACCCCAACCAGGGCGACGGCGCCGGTGACTCCTGGGCCGACTACGAGAAGGGCTTCAGCTCCGGCGAATCCGTCAACGGCACCCAGGACACCTGGGACCAGCCGCTGGCCGGCAACTTCAACCAGCTGAAGCAGCTCAAGGCCAAGTACCCGAAGCTCAAGGTGATGATGTCGATCGGCGGCTGGACGTACAGCAAGTACTTCTCCGACGTCGTCAAGACCGACGCTTCCCGGCAGAAGTTCGTCAAGTCCTGTATCGACATGTACATCAAGGGCAACCTGCCGGTCAGCAACGGACGCGGCGGCAACGGCAGCGCGGCCGGCATCTTCGACGGCTTCGACATCGACTGGGAGTGGCCCGGCTCCGAAGGCCACGCCGGCAACCACATCTCCAAGGAGGACAAGGCCGGCAACACCCTCCTCTTCGCCGAGTTCCGCAAGCAGCTCGACGCCCAGGGCGCGGCCGACGGCAAGAAGTACCTGCTCTCCGCCTTCACCCCGGCCGACCCCGGCAAGATCGAGGCGGGCTGGGACATCACCACCAAGGACGGCACGCCCAGCGTGTTCGACTACATGGACTACGCCAACGTCCAGGGGTACGACTTCCACGGCTCCGGCAGCGACAACAGCTGGGAACCCAACCTCACCGGCCACCAGGGCAACCTGTACCCGGACGCCAAGGACCCGTACACCACCAAGTTCAGCGTCGAGAAGACCGTCCAGACCTACCTCGACGCCGGAGTCGACTCCCGCAAGCTCGTCCTCGGCATGGCCTTCTACGGCCGAGGCTGGCAGCAGGTCACCGACGGCGGCGTCCACGGCGTCTGGCAGAAGGCGAACGGCGCCGCACCCGGGCAGTTCCCGGAGGAGTCCGGTACACGTGGTTACGACAACCTGCTCGCTTCCGTACCGAACTTGACCGTGTACCACGACGAGACGTCGGTCGCGACGTACGGCTACACCGGTGACAACGGGCAGTGGTGGACGTTCGACGACGCCTGGTCGATCGGGAAGAAGACGGCTTGGCTGAAGTCGAAGAGGCTTGGCGGGGCCATGGTGTGGGAGATGAGCGGTGACAGCGGCACGCTCATGACCGCACTGGACAACGGTCTCCGCTGA